The following coding sequences are from one Rathayibacter sp. SW19 window:
- a CDS encoding COX15/CtaA family protein, whose translation MNQAEVRSNDRTARGARGVLLRFWEWLPDHVDRRIRVLGWLSLIWQIILVGTGGAVRLTGSGLGCTTWPKCTPGSLITTPEMGIHGVIEFTNRMLTVVLTIVVIVMFVFVLRLRKSRPELFWLSFWIGMSIPVQAVVGGITVLMHLNPYIVGFHFLISMVLVALAAGLLARIYAVPGPRTLVVPVWFSYVAWALSVLVAITVTVGVLTTGSGPHPGNSGTPRNGLDTDLMERLHSLPAYALAGLTLLLVGAGIGIAVGPVRRWLFALVVVEIVQIAVGLLQSNIGLPGYLVGIHLVLASVLVSVTVAVMLNLKQPVLERQ comes from the coding sequence GTGAATCAGGCCGAAGTTCGCAGCAATGACCGCACCGCGCGTGGCGCGCGGGGCGTGCTCCTTCGCTTCTGGGAATGGCTGCCGGACCATGTGGATCGGCGCATTCGTGTGCTGGGCTGGCTGTCGCTGATTTGGCAGATCATCCTGGTCGGCACCGGTGGAGCGGTGCGCTTGACAGGGTCGGGGCTCGGCTGCACCACCTGGCCGAAATGCACACCCGGGTCGCTGATAACAACGCCGGAGATGGGCATCCACGGTGTCATCGAATTCACCAACCGGATGCTGACCGTCGTTCTGACGATCGTGGTGATCGTCATGTTCGTGTTCGTCCTGCGGTTGCGCAAATCGCGGCCTGAACTGTTCTGGCTGAGTTTCTGGATCGGCATGAGCATCCCGGTGCAAGCCGTCGTCGGCGGCATCACCGTGTTGATGCATTTGAATCCGTACATCGTCGGATTCCACTTCCTGATCTCGATGGTATTGGTTGCGCTGGCCGCCGGTCTGCTAGCGCGTATTTACGCAGTGCCGGGACCGCGCACCCTGGTCGTGCCGGTTTGGTTCTCATATGTCGCCTGGGCGTTGAGCGTTTTGGTCGCCATCACGGTGACTGTCGGTGTCTTGACCACGGGTTCCGGACCGCACCCCGGCAACTCAGGCACGCCGCGGAATGGCCTGGATACCGATCTGATGGAGCGCCTGCACTCACTGCCGGCATACGCGTTGGCCGGCTTGACCCTGTTGCTGGTCGGAGCGGGCATCGGCATCGCGGTTGGTCCGGTGCGCCGCTGGTTGTTCGCACTCGTCGTCGTGGAGATCGTTCAGATCGCAGTGGGGCTACTGCAGTCGAACATCGGGCTCCCGGGTTATCTCGTGGGCATTCACCTGGTGCTTGCCAGCGTGCTCGTCTCGGTGACGGTGGCGGTGATGCTGAATCTGAAGCAGCCGGTGTTAGAACGGCAATAA
- a CDS encoding heme o synthase: protein MDVAVQNRATPGRIGFKRTFKAYLSLTKPRVMELLLVTTVPVMILAERGLPNPWLVVATVIGGALSAGSAAAFNCYIDRDIDKIMRRTKDRPLVTGELTPRAALIFSWALAVASTVWLYFMTNWLTALLSVIAIFFYVVIYTLILKRRTEQNIIWGGIAGCFPVLIGWSAVTGSLDWAPWILFGVIFLWTPPHYWPLSMKYRDDYQSAGVPMLAVMRGRAFVGLQTILYAWATIACSLLLIPVAHMGLIYTVTALASGGWFIFETHRLYHLAIRHENVSPMRVFHGSITYLSLLFLAIAIDPLLPLLPF, encoded by the coding sequence ATGGACGTTGCTGTACAGAACCGGGCGACGCCCGGTCGCATCGGTTTCAAGCGAACGTTCAAGGCGTACCTGTCGCTGACCAAACCGCGGGTGATGGAGCTCCTGCTCGTCACAACCGTGCCGGTCATGATCCTGGCGGAACGGGGTTTGCCAAACCCCTGGCTGGTTGTCGCCACCGTGATCGGCGGAGCACTCAGTGCAGGCAGCGCGGCAGCATTCAATTGCTATATCGACCGCGACATCGACAAGATCATGCGCCGAACCAAAGACCGTCCGCTCGTGACCGGCGAGCTCACACCGCGGGCCGCGCTGATCTTCTCCTGGGCGCTAGCTGTTGCGTCGACGGTGTGGCTGTACTTCATGACCAACTGGCTGACCGCGCTGCTGTCCGTGATCGCGATCTTCTTCTATGTGGTGATCTACACGCTGATCCTCAAGCGTCGCACAGAGCAGAACATCATCTGGGGCGGAATCGCGGGATGCTTCCCCGTACTGATCGGGTGGTCAGCGGTCACCGGATCGCTCGACTGGGCGCCCTGGATTCTGTTCGGCGTCATCTTCCTGTGGACGCCGCCGCACTACTGGCCGTTGTCGATGAAGTATCGCGACGACTACCAGTCGGCCGGCGTTCCGATGCTCGCCGTCATGCGCGGCCGGGCCTTCGTCGGGCTGCAGACGATCCTCTACGCGTGGGCGACCATTGCCTGTTCCCTCCTGCTGATCCCTGTTGCGCACATGGGGCTCATCTACACGGTCACTGCACTCGCCTCGGGTGGCTGGTTCATCTTCGAGACGCATCGCCTGTATCATCTTGCGATCCGTCACGAAAACGTGTCGCCGATGCGCGTGTTCCACGGTTCGATCACATATCTGTCGCTGCTGTTCCTGGCGATCGCAATCGACCCGCTTCTGCCGTTATTGCCGTTCTAA
- the tkt gene encoding transketolase, producing the protein MAALQWDSVDDQAVDTARILAADAVEKVGNGHPGTAMSLAPAAYLLFQKVMRKDPHDQHWLGRDRFILSCGHSSLTQYVQLYFGGYGLELKDLEALRTWGSLTPGHPEYRHTDGIEITTGPLGQGLSSAVGFAYASRYERGLLDPDAEPGTSPFDHFVYVIASDGDLQEGITSEASSLAGHQELGNLVVIYDSNQISIEDDTDVAFTEDVKARYEAYHWHVQTVDWKKTGRYVEDVQELFDAIEAAKAVTDRPSMIILKTIIGWPSPTKQNSGAIHGSALGGSELAAVKEVLGFDPAEHFVVAPEIIEHTRKAVDRGADEHAEWTVKFDAWAAANPERKTLLDRLLAGELPNGVEEVLPVFEAGKDVSTRAASGKVLNALAPVLPELWGGSADLAGSNNTTIEGAASFIPAERSTHEWTGDPYGRVLHFGIREHAMAAILNGIVLHGPTRPYGGTFLIFSDYMRPAVRLAALMNIPSIFVWTHDSVALGEDGPTHQPIEQLAALRAIPQLSVVRPGDANEVAYAWLELLKRRGGPAGIALTRQNIPVFERGEGEASGETLASAKNVSKGAYILAEAPNGAPDVILIATGSELQLAVNARDALKAEGVGARVVSAPSLEWFEEQSAEYRESVLPASVKARVSVEAGIALTWRGYVGDAGRSVSIEHFGASADYKTLFQKFGITTDAVVAAAKESIAAL; encoded by the coding sequence GTGGCAGCTCTGCAATGGGATTCCGTAGACGATCAAGCAGTCGACACCGCCCGCATCTTGGCGGCAGACGCAGTTGAAAAGGTAGGAAACGGGCACCCTGGCACTGCCATGAGTCTGGCCCCTGCCGCTTACCTGTTGTTCCAAAAGGTGATGCGCAAGGATCCGCATGATCAGCACTGGCTGGGCCGTGACCGTTTCATTCTCTCCTGCGGGCACAGTTCGCTCACGCAGTACGTGCAGTTGTACTTCGGCGGCTATGGGTTGGAGCTGAAGGACCTCGAGGCACTGCGCACCTGGGGTTCGCTCACCCCTGGCCACCCGGAATATCGTCACACCGACGGTATCGAGATCACGACCGGCCCCCTCGGCCAGGGCTTGAGTTCGGCCGTGGGCTTCGCCTATGCCAGTCGATACGAGCGTGGCTTGTTGGACCCGGACGCAGAGCCGGGAACAAGCCCGTTCGACCACTTCGTCTACGTGATCGCCAGTGACGGTGATCTTCAGGAAGGTATCACGAGCGAAGCGTCCTCGCTCGCCGGACACCAGGAGCTGGGCAACCTGGTCGTCATCTATGACAGCAACCAGATTTCGATCGAGGACGACACCGACGTCGCATTCACGGAGGATGTGAAGGCACGGTACGAGGCATACCACTGGCATGTGCAGACAGTCGACTGGAAGAAGACCGGCCGTTACGTCGAAGACGTGCAGGAGCTTTTCGACGCGATCGAGGCAGCGAAAGCCGTCACTGACCGCCCATCCATGATCATTCTGAAGACGATCATCGGCTGGCCGAGCCCGACGAAGCAGAACTCGGGCGCGATCCATGGGTCCGCTCTTGGTGGCAGCGAGCTCGCCGCCGTCAAGGAGGTACTGGGTTTCGACCCGGCAGAGCATTTCGTCGTCGCACCTGAGATCATCGAGCACACACGCAAAGCCGTCGATCGCGGCGCGGACGAGCATGCGGAATGGACCGTGAAGTTCGATGCGTGGGCCGCGGCGAATCCCGAGCGCAAGACATTGCTGGATCGGCTGCTCGCCGGCGAGCTCCCGAACGGCGTCGAGGAGGTACTTCCCGTCTTCGAAGCGGGCAAGGACGTTTCAACGCGCGCGGCAAGCGGAAAGGTTTTGAACGCACTGGCACCCGTGCTTCCCGAGTTGTGGGGCGGCTCGGCGGACCTCGCCGGATCGAACAACACGACGATCGAGGGCGCTGCCTCCTTCATTCCGGCCGAGCGCTCGACGCACGAATGGACTGGGGATCCGTATGGCCGCGTGCTGCACTTCGGCATCCGAGAGCATGCGATGGCCGCGATCCTCAACGGCATCGTCTTGCATGGACCGACCCGTCCATACGGTGGCACGTTCCTGATCTTCAGCGACTACATGCGCCCGGCCGTGCGTCTGGCCGCTCTGATGAATATTCCGTCGATCTTCGTGTGGACCCACGATTCTGTCGCACTCGGCGAAGACGGCCCCACGCATCAGCCGATCGAGCAATTGGCCGCCCTGCGAGCGATACCGCAACTGAGCGTCGTGCGTCCGGGCGACGCAAACGAGGTCGCGTACGCCTGGCTCGAGTTGCTGAAGCGCCGTGGTGGTCCGGCGGGCATCGCGTTGACCCGACAGAACATTCCGGTGTTCGAGCGTGGCGAGGGCGAAGCATCCGGCGAGACGCTCGCATCCGCAAAGAATGTATCGAAGGGCGCCTACATCCTTGCCGAAGCGCCGAACGGCGCGCCCGACGTCATCCTGATCGCCACAGGGTCCGAGCTTCAGCTCGCCGTCAATGCCCGCGATGCGCTGAAGGCCGAGGGTGTGGGCGCCCGGGTGGTGTCTGCTCCGAGTCTCGAGTGGTTCGAAGAACAGAGCGCGGAATACCGTGAGTCGGTGCTTCCTGCGAGCGTCAAGGCGCGCGTTTCCGTTGAGGCAGGCATCGCGCTCACCTGGCGTGGCTATGTCGGCGACGCCGGCCGCAGCGTCTCGATCGAGCACTTCGGCGCGTCGGCGGACTACAAGACGCTGTTTCAGAAGTTCGGAATCACGACGGATGCCGTCGTGGCGGCCGCCAAGGAATCGATCGCCGCGCTCTAG
- the tal gene encoding transaldolase: protein MATTTEQLAEAGVSIWLDDLSRERIVSGGLQKLIDERNVVGVTTNPTIFASALSSGDAYDEQIGQLAEAGVEVDEAVFEITTTDVANAADIFTPTYEASGHVDGRVSIEVEPGLARDGAGSTAEAKRLWAKVNKPNAMIKIPATEEGLEAIADATAAGINVNITLIFSLKRHREVINAYLSGLERAKAAGIDISKIYSVASFFVSRVDVEVDKRLDAIGTPEALALKNKAGIANAQLAYQVFEQAFSSERAKTLIAAGANLQRPLWASTGVKDPSLPDTLYVTNLVARNVINTMPEKTLEATFDHGVIPTDSVTGAYDEANAVLDALAAVGISYDEVTQQLEDEGISKFIISWNALLDDVRNALRAAQPGAAQSGAAQPGATR from the coding sequence ATGGCAACAACCACAGAACAGCTCGCAGAAGCAGGCGTCAGCATCTGGCTCGACGACCTCTCGCGGGAGCGGATCGTTTCCGGCGGACTGCAGAAGTTGATCGACGAACGCAACGTGGTTGGAGTGACAACCAACCCGACGATCTTTGCGTCGGCACTCAGCAGCGGCGACGCGTACGACGAGCAGATCGGCCAGCTCGCCGAGGCAGGCGTGGAGGTCGATGAGGCAGTCTTCGAGATCACCACAACGGATGTCGCGAACGCAGCCGACATCTTCACGCCGACCTACGAGGCGTCCGGGCACGTCGACGGGCGGGTGTCGATCGAGGTCGAACCCGGATTGGCCCGTGACGGCGCAGGCTCGACGGCTGAAGCAAAGCGGCTGTGGGCGAAGGTGAACAAGCCGAATGCGATGATCAAGATTCCGGCAACGGAAGAGGGCCTCGAGGCGATCGCGGACGCGACGGCCGCTGGGATCAATGTCAACATCACCCTGATCTTCAGCCTGAAACGCCATCGCGAGGTCATCAACGCCTATTTGAGCGGCTTGGAACGCGCCAAAGCCGCGGGAATCGATATCTCGAAAATCTACTCGGTTGCGTCGTTCTTCGTCTCAAGGGTCGATGTCGAGGTCGACAAGCGTCTGGACGCGATCGGCACGCCAGAAGCGCTCGCGCTCAAGAACAAGGCAGGCATCGCAAACGCGCAGTTGGCCTATCAGGTGTTCGAGCAGGCATTTTCATCGGAACGCGCCAAGACACTGATCGCAGCAGGAGCCAATCTGCAACGACCGTTGTGGGCATCGACCGGCGTGAAAGACCCGAGCCTTCCTGACACGCTCTATGTGACCAACCTCGTCGCACGAAACGTGATCAACACGATGCCGGAGAAGACGCTGGAGGCCACGTTCGACCATGGCGTCATCCCGACCGACAGCGTCACGGGTGCGTACGATGAGGCGAACGCCGTTCTCGACGCGCTCGCCGCAGTGGGGATCTCCTATGACGAGGTCACGCAGCAGCTGGAAGACGAGGGCATCTCGAAGTTCATCATCTCCTGGAACGCCTTGCTCGACGACGTGCGCAATGCTCTGAGGGCAGCACAGCCAGGGGCAGCACAGTCAGGAGCAGCACAGCCCGGGGCAACACGGTGA
- a CDS encoding glucose-6-phosphate isomerase gives MSFKIHVSGAAAEAVTAQVPALVADLVASGITAQDPALWGKKAEHEASIRLGWTEAVEISRPLIPSITALREKLLAAGVNHFVLSGMGGSSLAPEVITQTNSCELTILDTTDPAQISDALNDRLTTSALIVASKSGSTIETDSHRRMYEKAFREAGIDPRERIIVVTDPESPLDTSAREAGYTVFNADPNVGGRYSALTAFGLVPSGLAGVDLNELLVEAETISLELAIDDPTNPGLILAAAMAGTTPLKNKLGIVSDGTHIVGFADLAEQLIAESTGKKGSGILPVVLDTLAPELSESLPDLQIVRLVDDAEAHHLRAVNRHEGEILVSGSLGAQLLVWEFATAAAGRLLGINPFDQPDVESAKIAARGLLDARPEPTSPAFIADGIEVRGTAGLLDDVETLDEAIAALLAQLPSDGYVSVQAYVNRLALPQLAGIRDLVAARAARPVTFGWGPRFLHSTGQFHKGGPAIGVFLQITTNEQTDLQVPDRPFTFGQLIQAQADGDARVLAEHGRPVLTLTLTDPGNDIVALFGAIND, from the coding sequence GTGAGTTTCAAAATCCACGTGAGCGGCGCCGCCGCCGAGGCCGTCACGGCCCAGGTGCCCGCTCTTGTGGCCGATCTCGTGGCATCCGGGATCACCGCACAGGATCCTGCCCTCTGGGGCAAGAAGGCCGAACACGAGGCAAGCATCCGCCTCGGCTGGACAGAGGCGGTCGAGATCTCGCGGCCGCTGATTCCGTCCATCACCGCGCTGCGCGAAAAGCTGCTCGCCGCAGGGGTCAACCACTTCGTGCTGAGCGGCATGGGCGGTTCGTCGCTCGCCCCAGAGGTGATCACGCAGACGAACAGCTGCGAACTGACCATCCTCGACACGACGGACCCCGCTCAGATCAGCGACGCGTTGAACGATCGGCTCACCACGAGCGCGCTGATCGTCGCCTCGAAATCCGGCTCGACCATTGAGACCGATAGTCATCGTCGTATGTATGAGAAGGCCTTCCGCGAAGCGGGCATCGACCCGCGTGAGCGCATCATCGTCGTGACGGACCCGGAGTCGCCGCTGGACACGTCGGCCCGCGAAGCCGGCTACACGGTGTTCAACGCCGACCCCAATGTCGGAGGCCGTTATTCCGCTTTGACCGCCTTCGGACTTGTCCCGTCTGGTCTGGCCGGCGTCGACCTCAATGAGCTACTGGTCGAGGCTGAGACGATCTCGCTCGAGCTCGCGATCGACGACCCGACCAACCCTGGGCTGATCCTCGCCGCGGCGATGGCCGGAACCACGCCGCTCAAGAACAAGCTCGGCATCGTGTCGGACGGCACCCATATTGTCGGGTTCGCCGACTTGGCCGAGCAGTTGATCGCAGAATCGACGGGCAAGAAGGGCAGTGGCATCCTTCCGGTCGTGCTCGACACGCTGGCCCCGGAGTTGAGCGAAAGCCTGCCGGATCTGCAGATCGTTCGACTCGTCGACGACGCTGAGGCACACCACCTGCGTGCGGTCAACCGGCACGAGGGAGAGATCCTGGTTTCCGGGTCTTTGGGCGCCCAGCTGCTGGTCTGGGAGTTCGCGACCGCCGCCGCGGGGCGGCTTCTCGGCATCAATCCGTTCGATCAGCCTGATGTGGAGTCTGCGAAGATCGCGGCCCGGGGCTTGCTTGACGCTCGCCCGGAGCCCACCTCTCCCGCGTTCATTGCGGATGGCATCGAAGTGCGCGGCACGGCCGGCCTGCTCGACGATGTCGAGACCCTGGACGAGGCCATCGCGGCACTTCTTGCACAGTTGCCATCAGACGGCTACGTCAGTGTTCAGGCGTACGTGAATCGCCTGGCCCTGCCACAACTGGCCGGTATTCGTGATCTCGTCGCGGCAAGGGCAGCGCGACCGGTCACATTCGGCTGGGGGCCTCGCTTCCTTCACTCGACCGGCCAATTCCACAAGGGCGGACCGGCGATCGGCGTCTTCCTGCAGATCACAACCAACGAACAGACAGACCTTCAGGTTCCTGACCGCCCGTTCACCTTCGGCCAGCTGATCCAAGCGCAGGCCGACGGCGATGCGCGTGTACTCGCGGAGCACGGCAGACCGGTTCTCACCCTGACCCTGACCGATCCGGGGAACGATATCGTCGCCCTGTTCGGCGCCATCAACGACTAG
- the zwf gene encoding glucose-6-phosphate dehydrogenase: protein MTPVDITPDFNPLRLASDRRLNRIAGPSSLIIFGVTGDLSRKKLMPAVYDLANRGLLPPGFALVGFARRDWADQDFERVVYDSVKQYARTPFEDEVWEQLAQGIRFVSGEFDDDAAFHRLKTTVDELDRDRGTMGNHAFYLSIPPKAFPLVTEQLRRSGLAEQSKGWRRVVIEKPFGSDLKTARELNAVVETVFPPDSVFRIDHYLGKETVQNILALRFANELYEPIWNANYVDHVQITMAEDIGVGGRAGYYDGIGAARDVIQNHLLQLLALTAMEEPVSFDAADLRAEKEKVLKAVRVPKDLATATARGQYSSGWQGGEKVVGFLDEDGMDPSSITETYAAIKLGIGTRRWAGVPFYLRAGKRLGRRVTEIAVVFKRAPQQLFAESQTSALGQNALVIRVQPDEGVTIRFGSKVPGAGMQVRDVSMDFGYGHAFTEASPEAYERLILDVLLGDPPLFPRHEEVELSWKILDPIEEFWAAEGAPEQYRPGTWGPASADDLLARDGRTWRRP from the coding sequence ATGACCCCGGTGGACATCACTCCGGATTTCAACCCGCTGCGGTTGGCGTCCGATCGTCGGCTGAATCGTATTGCGGGCCCAAGCAGCCTGATCATCTTCGGAGTGACCGGTGACCTGTCGCGCAAGAAACTGATGCCGGCTGTCTATGACCTGGCCAATCGCGGTCTGCTGCCGCCCGGTTTCGCTCTCGTCGGCTTTGCGCGACGCGACTGGGCCGATCAGGACTTCGAGAGAGTTGTCTACGACTCGGTCAAGCAGTACGCGCGCACGCCGTTTGAAGATGAGGTCTGGGAACAACTGGCCCAGGGCATCCGGTTCGTCTCTGGCGAGTTCGACGACGACGCCGCATTCCACCGGCTGAAAACGACGGTGGATGAACTCGATCGTGATCGTGGAACCATGGGCAACCATGCCTTCTATCTCTCGATCCCGCCGAAAGCGTTCCCGTTGGTCACCGAACAGTTGCGACGGTCCGGGCTTGCCGAGCAGTCCAAGGGTTGGCGCCGTGTCGTTATCGAGAAACCGTTCGGCAGTGATCTCAAGACCGCGCGTGAACTGAACGCCGTCGTCGAAACCGTGTTCCCTCCGGATTCGGTGTTCCGCATCGACCATTATCTTGGTAAAGAGACTGTACAGAACATTCTCGCGCTGCGTTTCGCCAACGAGTTGTATGAGCCGATTTGGAACGCCAACTACGTCGATCATGTGCAAATCACCATGGCTGAGGACATCGGGGTCGGCGGTCGTGCGGGCTACTACGACGGGATCGGAGCGGCCCGTGACGTCATCCAGAACCATCTTCTGCAACTGCTGGCACTGACAGCCATGGAAGAACCCGTCTCGTTTGATGCTGCCGACCTGCGTGCGGAAAAGGAGAAGGTGCTGAAGGCGGTGCGAGTGCCGAAGGACCTCGCCACGGCCACCGCCCGCGGCCAGTATTCCAGCGGCTGGCAGGGTGGCGAGAAGGTCGTCGGATTCCTTGACGAGGATGGCATGGACCCTTCCTCGATCACCGAGACGTATGCGGCCATCAAACTCGGCATCGGCACGCGGCGCTGGGCGGGGGTGCCGTTTTATTTGCGGGCAGGTAAGCGGCTCGGCCGCCGCGTGACCGAGATCGCGGTCGTGTTCAAACGGGCCCCTCAGCAATTGTTTGCCGAGAGTCAGACGTCGGCGCTGGGCCAGAACGCCCTGGTGATTCGTGTGCAGCCGGACGAAGGTGTCACGATCCGCTTCGGGTCCAAGGTTCCCGGAGCCGGCATGCAGGTGCGCGACGTCAGCATGGACTTCGGCTACGGGCATGCCTTCACAGAAGCCAGCCCCGAAGCCTATGAGCGGCTTATCCTCGACGTGCTGCTCGGTGATCCGCCGCTGTTCCCACGGCACGAAGAGGTTGAACTGTCCTGGAAGATCCTCGATCCGATTGAGGAATTCTGGGCGGCCGAGGGCGCTCCAGAGCAGTACCGGCCCGGAACCTGGGGTCCGGCATCCGCAGATGATCTTCTGGCCCGTGACGGCCGCACCTGGAGGCGACCATGA
- a CDS encoding glucose-6-phosphate dehydrogenase assembly protein OpcA, giving the protein MIVELPDTTTSKVSKALVKIREEGGVVTLGRVLTLVIATTLGAEEDAIEAANDASREHPMRVIVISTADEDSGPGEQEGRLDAQIRVGGDAGASEVIVLRAYGETARDEEGLVTGLLLPDAPVVAWWPGVAPAVVSASPLGRIATRRITDASTQSDPHEALVHLSQTYVPGDTDFAWTRLTLWRAQLAAVLDQPPYEAVTAIEVAGAPDSPSTLLLGAWLALQLDAPVQHDLTSRASGSIGIHGVRLTRESGTIELERDMPSIATLSQPGQPVHDLSLPRRGLRDCLAEELRRLDPDDLYGEVITHGLARLEAAEQGAAG; this is encoded by the coding sequence ATGATTGTCGAACTGCCCGACACGACCACGAGCAAGGTGTCGAAAGCTCTCGTCAAGATTCGCGAGGAGGGTGGCGTCGTCACCCTCGGTCGCGTGCTCACGCTGGTGATCGCCACGACCCTCGGTGCGGAAGAGGATGCGATCGAAGCTGCCAACGACGCCTCGCGCGAACATCCGATGCGCGTGATCGTGATCTCCACGGCCGACGAAGACAGCGGGCCAGGTGAGCAGGAAGGGCGCCTGGACGCGCAAATTCGGGTCGGCGGCGACGCAGGAGCGAGCGAAGTCATCGTTCTTCGCGCTTATGGCGAGACCGCCCGTGACGAGGAAGGTCTTGTCACCGGTCTGTTGCTGCCGGACGCTCCCGTTGTTGCGTGGTGGCCGGGCGTTGCGCCCGCTGTTGTCTCAGCGTCGCCTCTCGGCCGGATTGCGACCCGTCGGATAACGGATGCGTCAACCCAATCCGACCCGCACGAAGCGCTCGTGCACCTGTCGCAAACCTATGTTCCCGGTGACACGGATTTCGCGTGGACGCGCCTCACCCTCTGGCGGGCGCAACTTGCTGCCGTGCTCGACCAGCCACCCTACGAAGCGGTGACGGCGATCGAGGTCGCCGGCGCCCCGGATTCACCGTCAACGCTGCTGCTGGGTGCCTGGCTGGCGCTGCAGTTGGATGCGCCGGTGCAACATGACCTGACTTCGCGCGCCAGCGGCTCCATCGGCATCCACGGCGTACGTCTGACCCGTGAGTCCGGCACGATCGAGCTCGAACGGGACATGCCAAGCATCGCAACGCTCAGCCAGCCTGGGCAACCCGTGCACGACCTTTCACTCCCCCGCCGCGGGCTACGTGACTGTCTCGCGGAGGAACTGCGTAGGCTGGACCCAGATGACCTCTACGGCGAGGTGATCACACACGGGCTGGCTCGGCTTGAGGCGGCTGAACAGGGAGCGGCGGGGTAA
- the pgl gene encoding 6-phosphogluconolactonase gives MTNERRVLVHPDKQALAASVAARFITKTVDILDDRGRATVVLTGGTMGIAVLAAVNSSPARDTIDWSRVHFWWGDERFVEKHSDDRNEKQAREALLDHIIVPAGNVHPFPASDEGFSIEDAAADYAARLAENGEDGAAWPRFDITFLGVGPDGHIASLFPDRPGIRETDAVVIAVTNSPKPPPARLSLTRPVLNSSDRIWLVLAGADKASALGLALAGASYTEVPVAGAKGRKRTVFFVDKDAAAEVPESLIASIY, from the coding sequence ATGACGAACGAACGGCGGGTGCTTGTTCACCCAGACAAGCAAGCGCTGGCGGCTTCTGTCGCCGCGCGTTTCATCACGAAAACCGTTGATATCCTCGACGATCGTGGGCGTGCCACCGTTGTCCTCACCGGCGGCACGATGGGGATTGCCGTGCTTGCCGCCGTGAATAGCTCGCCGGCGCGTGACACGATCGACTGGTCTCGTGTGCACTTCTGGTGGGGTGACGAGCGCTTCGTCGAGAAGCACTCGGATGATCGCAACGAGAAACAGGCTCGCGAGGCGCTCTTGGACCACATCATCGTTCCGGCGGGAAACGTACATCCGTTCCCCGCATCAGACGAGGGGTTCAGCATCGAGGACGCTGCCGCCGATTACGCTGCCCGGCTTGCCGAAAACGGTGAGGACGGCGCTGCATGGCCGCGCTTTGACATCACATTCCTCGGGGTCGGGCCCGATGGACATATTGCTTCGCTGTTCCCCGACCGCCCGGGGATTCGCGAGACGGATGCCGTTGTGATTGCTGTGACAAACTCTCCGAAGCCGCCGCCGGCACGGTTGAGCCTGACCCGCCCTGTGTTGAACTCGTCGGACAGGATCTGGCTCGTGCTTGCGGGCGCGGACAAGGCGTCTGCCCTCGGGCTCGCGTTAGCGGGCGCCAGTTATACAGAGGTTCCCGTCGCTGGCGCGAAAGGGCGCAAGCGCACCGTGTTCTTCGTCGACAAAGATGCTGCCGCCGAAGTTCCGGAAAGCCTCATCGCCTCGATTTACTGA
- a CDS encoding RNA polymerase-binding protein RbpA: MASGGSAIRGSRVGAGPMGEQDRGYHAERITISYWDALGNETVRHFAANLPEEEIPETIDSPQSGLPAGRDKENPPSVAKLEPYKTHLAYVKERRTEDEAAQLLEDALRQLRERRGKLSATN, translated from the coding sequence ATGGCATCCGGAGGCAGTGCAATTCGAGGTTCCCGCGTCGGTGCGGGTCCGATGGGGGAGCAGGACCGGGGGTATCACGCCGAGCGAATCACCATCTCGTATTGGGATGCCCTCGGTAACGAGACTGTGCGTCACTTCGCGGCGAACCTGCCCGAAGAAGAGATTCCCGAGACGATCGACTCCCCGCAGTCCGGCCTCCCGGCCGGGCGCGACAAGGAGAACCCGCCGTCTGTCGCGAAGCTCGAGCCATACAAGACACACCTGGCATACGTGAAGGAACGTCGCACAGAAGACGAGGCCGCACAACTGCTCGAAGACGCGTTGCGTCAGTTGCGCGAACGGCGCGGCAAGCTCTCTGCGACGAACTGA
- the secG gene encoding preprotein translocase subunit SecG, with amino-acid sequence MPILQVVLQVLLGITSLLLTLLILLHKGRGGGLSDMFGGGTTSNLSASGVAERNLNRITVILGLIWIACIIVLGLITKFAA; translated from the coding sequence GTGCCGATTCTCCAGGTCGTGTTGCAGGTTCTGCTGGGTATCACCAGCCTCCTGCTCACCCTCCTCATTCTTCTGCACAAGGGCCGCGGCGGCGGTCTCTCCGACATGTTCGGCGGTGGCACCACATCGAACTTGAGCGCGTCCGGAGTCGCAGAGCGCAACCTCAACCGCATCACCGTCATTCTGGGTTTGATTTGGATCGCGTGCATCATCGTGCTCGGCCTGATCACCAAGTTTGCGGCGTAG